In Leptospiraceae bacterium, the following are encoded in one genomic region:
- a CDS encoding transposase family protein: MKNIEKILKKKRLCQALTGVSPEKIYESLPYFEIELEKHDKKEKKSSKGRKTELTNSLEKLFFILYYVKCYPTFDEAGFFFGVDKGTANRWVHKYSKILESTLKTMMLLPARKPKKITDKLKKMKENNEEIFIDGTERPRRRPKNKDIQKKTIQEKRNGIQLKI; this comes from the coding sequence ATGAAGAATATAGAAAAGATATTAAAAAAGAAACGACTTTGTCAGGCATTGACAGGAGTATCGCCTGAAAAAATTTATGAAAGTCTTCCCTATTTTGAAATTGAATTAGAAAAACATGACAAGAAAGAAAAGAAATCATCGAAAGGAAGAAAAACTGAACTAACAAATTCGTTAGAGAAATTATTTTTCATTCTATACTATGTAAAATGCTATCCCACATTCGATGAAGCAGGCTTTTTCTTTGGCGTCGATAAAGGAACAGCAAATCGGTGGGTTCATAAGTATTCGAAAATACTAGAGTCTACTTTAAAAACAATGATGCTATTACCCGCACGAAAGCCTAAAAAGATTACTGATAAATTGAAAAAGATGAAAGAAAATAATGAAGAAATTTTTATTGATGGAACTGAAAGACCCAGAAGAAGACCGAAAAATAAGGATATTCAAAAGAAAACTATTCAGGAAAAAAGAAACGGCATACAGTTAAAAATTTAG